A window from Citrus sinensis cultivar Valencia sweet orange chromosome 3, DVS_A1.0, whole genome shotgun sequence encodes these proteins:
- the LOC102608941 gene encoding cysteine-rich receptor-like protein kinase 10 isoform X2: MLRHLSHILRHPILDDQNHQHHHNHNLSVDEMNLKHFISNLFSCLKTSLRGGRAAGEAAEDADGSGADSWNLFFDLRTLQVATNFFSDLNQLGHGGFGPVYRGLMPNGQEIAVKKLSVDSRQGLREFTNEVKLLLKIQHKNLVTLFGCCAEGPEKMLVYEYLPNKSLDYFIFDKTKSSSLDWTTRYRIVMGVARGLLYLHEEAPARIIHRDIKASNILLDEQLNPKISDFGLARLFPGEDTHVNTFRISGTHGYMAPEYALHGYLSVKTDVFSYGVLVLEIVSGRKNHDGRLGKEKADLLSYSKLNEYMYSPLIHDDNLWRPRSFCEFVLCLVCFSYPFKLSSTHLSPML, encoded by the exons ATGCTGCGTCACCTCTCTCACATTCTCCGCCATCCAATTTTGGATGATCAAAATCACCAACATCATCATAATCATAATCTGTCAGTCGATGAAATGAACTTGAAGCACTTTATTTCCAATCTTTTTTCCTGCTTGAAGACGAGCCTCAGAGGCGGAAGAGCCGCCGGCGAAGCAGCTGAAGATGCAGATGGCTCCGGCGCCGACTCCTGGAACCTCTTCTTCGACCTCCGCACTCTCCAAGTCGCCACCAACTTTTTCTCCGACTTGAATCAGCTCGGCCACGGCGGGTTTGGTCCCGTTTACAGG GGGTTGATGCCAAATGGTCAAGAAATAGCTGTGAAGAAGCTTTCCGTAGACTCAAGGCAGGGATTGAGAGAGTTTACCAATGAGGTGAAGCTGTTGTTGAAAATTCAGCACAAGAACTTGGTCACATTGTTCGGTTGTTGTGCAGAAGGACCTGAGAAGATGCTTGTCTACGAGTATCTGCCAAACAAGAGTCTTGATTACTTTATCTTTG ATAAAACCAAGTCTTCTTCGCTGGATTGGACAACACGATACAGAATAGTTATGGGCGTGGCGAGAGGTCTTCTTTACCTTCATGAGGAGGCTCCTGCAAGGATCATTCACAGAGACATTAAAGCTAGTAATATTTTGCTGGATGAGCAACTGAATCCAAAGATATCTGATTTTGGCCTGGCGAGACTATTTCCTGGGGAAGACACCCATGTTAATACATTCAGGATTTCTGGTACACA TGGTTACATGGCCCCCGAATATGCATTGCATGGATATTTGTCAGTGAAGACAGATGTTTTCAGCTATGGAGTTCTGGTCTTAGAAATTGTAAGTGGAAGAAAGAACCATGATGGACGTCTTGGCAAAGAAAAAGCAGACCTTCTGAGCTAT agcaaattaaatgaatacaTGTATAGTCCTCTGATCCATGATGACAACTTATGGAGGCCACGGAGTTTTTGTGAATTTGTCCTGTGCTTGGTGTGCTTTAGCTATCCATTCAAGCTGTCATCAACTCATCTTTCTCCCATGCTATAA